One Cupriavidus basilensis genomic window carries:
- a CDS encoding exonuclease domain-containing protein: MALDVETANPDLSSICQIGLVLFENGSPVEAWSTLVDPEDWFDDMNVSVHGIDERKVKGSPNFKTIFPELARKIGGHVVATHTEFDRSFVAKASARHGMPIPYCCWLDTPCVARSAWPDVAQRGYGLASLAERFDIGFAHHDAAEDAKAAGLILVRAIAETGLDLAGWIERVKRPLNQRGAGGRVHMDGNPEGPLLGEIVVFTGSLSVARREAADMAAQIGCKARTTTSPRSDCPST; the protein is encoded by the coding sequence GTGGCGCTGGACGTGGAAACCGCGAACCCCGACCTGTCCAGCATCTGCCAGATTGGGTTAGTTCTGTTTGAGAACGGTTCCCCTGTAGAGGCATGGTCAACTCTCGTCGATCCTGAGGACTGGTTCGACGACATGAACGTGTCCGTTCATGGCATCGACGAGCGGAAGGTCAAAGGCTCGCCAAACTTCAAGACCATTTTCCCGGAACTGGCTCGCAAGATCGGTGGTCATGTGGTCGCCACGCACACCGAGTTTGACAGGAGCTTTGTGGCTAAGGCGTCGGCGCGCCATGGGATGCCCATTCCCTATTGCTGCTGGCTGGATACGCCCTGCGTCGCTCGAAGTGCCTGGCCAGACGTTGCACAGCGTGGATATGGGCTCGCGTCGCTGGCCGAAAGGTTCGACATCGGATTCGCCCACCATGACGCGGCGGAGGACGCAAAGGCGGCGGGCCTGATTCTTGTTCGTGCGATCGCCGAGACTGGACTCGATCTCGCAGGATGGATTGAACGGGTGAAGCGTCCGTTGAACCAGCGGGGCGCCGGCGGCAGGGTGCACATGGACGGCAATCCGGAGGGACCTCTGCTCGGCGAAATTGTCGTCTTCACGGGTTCGCTGTCAGTCGCGAGGAGGGAGGCCGCGGATATGGCCGCCCAGATAGGCTGCAAAGCGCGTACCACAACCTCACCGCGAAGCGACTGCCCCAGTACCTGA
- a CDS encoding endonuclease domain-containing protein, which produces MKNNTIVVRAVLIPVLLLGGIAFPFLLLLAAFVAWTLWQDLTGPKASEPDPNAWYVLRHTAGPDDPNWKSYFTPVCESPAETAFLEAMITAFALVPDKGVLKGPGVTLDLQVKIPPYRADFVANGKLVIEVDGAAYHSSQEAIERDGDRDAVLVAKGYQVVRIPARVVFASPQQAIRSVQAGLNSLRKAQASQEIADQQAPRTSLKSMFSSAGKAISDVTDYVERASAVQAATEHARAQFESEKTVIGIAVQTAQRRLKVEAFCAQSEEHRKQFQESYDRIEMRLEHKEMPTIHIEPIAAPALHADPVINEAIQSAYQHLIQDRTEYFAKIRDSLRGEDAMRPLVQESLAKYGCASCWVHIC; this is translated from the coding sequence ATGAAGAACAACACCATAGTAGTCCGCGCAGTCCTCATTCCCGTACTCTTGCTGGGGGGAATTGCCTTCCCATTTCTCTTGCTACTTGCGGCCTTTGTGGCGTGGACACTGTGGCAAGACCTGACTGGCCCGAAGGCGTCGGAACCCGATCCCAACGCCTGGTACGTCCTTCGGCACACGGCCGGGCCCGATGATCCGAACTGGAAGAGCTATTTCACGCCTGTCTGCGAATCGCCGGCGGAAACAGCCTTTCTGGAGGCCATGATCACTGCATTCGCTCTCGTTCCGGACAAGGGTGTATTGAAGGGGCCCGGAGTCACGCTCGATTTGCAGGTCAAGATTCCGCCGTACCGAGCTGACTTCGTAGCGAACGGGAAGCTGGTCATCGAGGTAGATGGGGCGGCCTATCATTCGTCGCAGGAGGCGATTGAGCGAGACGGTGACCGAGATGCCGTTCTTGTTGCGAAGGGCTACCAAGTCGTGCGGATTCCGGCGAGGGTCGTATTCGCCAGTCCACAGCAAGCGATCCGAAGCGTGCAAGCGGGACTGAACAGCCTCCGTAAAGCGCAAGCTAGTCAAGAGATAGCCGACCAGCAAGCACCCCGCACCTCCCTGAAGTCGATGTTCTCCTCAGCAGGTAAGGCTATCTCCGATGTGACTGATTATGTGGAACGTGCATCGGCCGTCCAGGCGGCGACTGAGCACGCTCGCGCACAGTTTGAGTCAGAGAAGACCGTGATCGGCATCGCCGTCCAAACGGCGCAGCGCAGACTGAAGGTCGAGGCGTTCTGTGCGCAAAGCGAGGAACATCGCAAGCAATTTCAGGAGTCCTACGACCGCATAGAAATGCGCCTCGAGCATAAGGAGATGCCCACGATTCATATCGAGCCGATCGCTGCGCCGGCTTTGCATGCTGACCCCGTGATCAATGAGGCAATCCAGAGCGCGTATCAACACTTGATCCAGGATCGCACCGAATACTTCGCAAAGATCCGAGATAGTCTGCGTGGTGAAGATGCGATGCGGCCGCTCGTGCAGGAATCGCTAGCGAAGTATGGCTGCGCATCTTGCTGGGTGCATATCTGCTAA
- a CDS encoding sugar O-acetyltransferase codes for MANDDRTKVIPRRTPESAAMSADIKRAMAITATLNRLTFNDADAVRALFSDLIGKKVDDSFLLIPPFYTTGGVDISIGRNVFVNQNCTFYDLGGLDIADDVMIGPNVSIITSGHPIEPSKRHNGVIARPIAIERNVWIAAGATIIGGVTVGENSVVAAGSVVTKDVPPNTLVGGNPARVIRSIAE; via the coding sequence ATGGCGAATGATGACCGCACCAAAGTAATTCCTAGGAGAACGCCGGAATCAGCTGCCATGTCAGCAGACATCAAACGAGCGATGGCGATCACCGCCACTCTCAACCGGTTGACATTCAACGATGCGGATGCAGTCCGTGCCTTGTTCAGCGATCTCATCGGTAAGAAGGTGGACGACAGCTTTTTATTGATACCACCGTTCTACACGACCGGCGGGGTTGATATCAGTATCGGGCGCAATGTCTTCGTAAATCAGAATTGCACTTTCTATGACCTTGGCGGACTCGACATTGCCGATGATGTGATGATTGGGCCGAACGTGAGCATCATCACATCTGGCCATCCCATTGAACCTTCCAAGCGGCATAACGGCGTAATCGCAAGGCCCATCGCGATTGAGAGAAACGTCTGGATCGCAGCCGGCGCGACCATTATTGGCGGCGTAACCGTAGGCGAGAACTCGGTTGTCGCAGCAGGATCGGTAGTCACCAAGGACGTCCCCCCGAATACTCTTGTCGGTGGAAATCCGGCGAGGGTTATTCGTTCGATTGCTGAATAA
- the ligD gene encoding DNA ligase D, whose product MAKSASSNARTLERYRQKRDFAATTEPIGQVSAAGAASGALGFVVQKHAARRLHYDFRLELEGTLKSWAVPKGPSLDPTEKRMAVHVEDHPLDYASFEGVIPPKEYGAGTVIVWDRGTWMPVGDPVAGYQSGKLKFELQGEKLHGHWTLVRMRGRGDERQDPWLLIKERDAFARSAAEYDVTEALPDSVLAQGNSKSAAGGNAKTAVPKQRRSRPGQGRQVLPAAARPAPLPLALAPQLATLTSTVPRNAKQWAYEIKFDGIRLLARIDGDDVRLFTRNGHDWTSRLKSLAAEIRALGLGSAWLDGEIVILSANGTTDFQALQNAFDSSKVEDILYFVFDFPFFQGHDLRLVPLAERRALLKAVIAVPAATRVRYSEAFEGTPDDLLAAACQMGLEGLIGKRVDAPYVSARAPSWIKLKCKQRQEFVICGFTAPKGSRQGLGALLLGLHDETGKLHYAGSVGSGLDSRMLTKLLAMLTELEVPVCPLGKLPPRVVARWVKPKLVAEISFAEWTKEGRIRHPVFHALRADKAAGNVTRERPVDVEQLRPRPARSVKVSNADRVIDPTTGLTKGDLVGFYEAIAPHLLPHLRGRPVSLVRGPTGIDGELFFQKHAETIKIPGINVLDASLWAGYPPLLEIASQTAIVAAAQLNVIEFHTWNATKRAIDKPDRVIFDLDPGDGVPWRHMLDAAMLTKTMLDELGLVSFLKTSGGKGLHVVVPIAPKLQWSTVKTFSQDVVLHIAQTIPQRFVSKSGSRNRVGKVYIDYLRNGQGATTVSAFSARARPGLGVSVPVSWQELEELTAGDHWTIRTALQRVDAAGYVDPWAEYADTRKVQQIGTAIRKLAG is encoded by the coding sequence ATGGCTAAGTCGGCCTCTTCCAACGCGCGAACCCTGGAGCGATACCGTCAGAAGCGTGATTTCGCTGCGACGACGGAGCCGATCGGCCAGGTGTCCGCTGCGGGCGCCGCCAGCGGCGCACTGGGCTTTGTCGTGCAGAAGCATGCGGCTCGCCGGCTCCACTACGACTTTCGTCTCGAGCTGGAGGGTACCCTCAAGAGTTGGGCGGTCCCCAAGGGACCCAGCTTGGATCCCACAGAGAAGCGGATGGCCGTGCACGTCGAGGATCACCCGCTGGATTATGCGAGCTTCGAAGGCGTGATCCCGCCCAAGGAATACGGGGCCGGCACGGTCATCGTTTGGGATCGAGGGACATGGATGCCGGTCGGCGATCCGGTGGCCGGCTACCAAAGCGGCAAGCTGAAGTTCGAGTTGCAAGGTGAGAAGCTACATGGCCATTGGACCTTGGTCAGGATGCGCGGTCGCGGCGACGAGCGTCAGGATCCGTGGCTCTTAATCAAGGAGCGGGACGCGTTCGCGCGCTCTGCCGCAGAGTACGACGTCACCGAAGCCCTGCCGGACAGCGTACTGGCCCAGGGCAACAGCAAATCGGCTGCCGGCGGCAACGCAAAGACTGCCGTGCCAAAGCAGCGTCGCTCGCGCCCGGGCCAGGGCCGACAGGTACTACCCGCTGCAGCACGCCCTGCCCCCCTTCCGCTTGCGTTGGCCCCGCAACTGGCAACGCTCACTTCAACGGTGCCGCGCAACGCCAAGCAATGGGCCTATGAGATCAAGTTCGACGGCATTCGGTTGTTGGCAAGGATCGACGGCGATGACGTCCGTCTCTTCACGAGGAATGGCCATGACTGGACATCGCGCCTCAAATCGCTTGCGGCGGAGATACGCGCTCTTGGCCTCGGCTCCGCCTGGTTGGATGGGGAGATCGTGATACTCAGCGCCAACGGCACCACGGACTTCCAAGCGCTGCAGAATGCTTTTGATAGTTCGAAGGTGGAGGACATCCTGTACTTCGTCTTTGACTTCCCCTTCTTCCAAGGCCACGACCTACGACTGGTTCCGTTGGCCGAGCGCAGGGCGCTCCTCAAAGCGGTGATAGCCGTGCCAGCCGCGACACGAGTCAGGTACAGCGAGGCCTTTGAGGGCACCCCTGACGACCTTCTTGCCGCAGCGTGCCAGATGGGCCTTGAAGGTCTGATTGGCAAGCGCGTCGACGCGCCCTATGTCTCCGCCCGAGCGCCCAGCTGGATCAAGCTCAAATGCAAACAGCGGCAAGAATTCGTCATCTGCGGATTCACGGCCCCGAAGGGTAGCCGACAAGGCCTCGGCGCGCTCCTGCTTGGCCTACACGACGAAACCGGGAAACTGCACTACGCGGGCAGCGTTGGCAGCGGTCTGGATTCGCGCATGCTGACCAAGTTGCTCGCCATGCTGACGGAACTGGAAGTGCCAGTCTGCCCGTTGGGAAAGCTACCACCGCGCGTAGTCGCCCGATGGGTCAAGCCGAAGCTGGTGGCCGAGATCTCGTTCGCCGAGTGGACCAAAGAAGGGCGAATCCGGCATCCCGTCTTCCATGCCTTGCGTGCTGACAAGGCCGCGGGCAACGTGACAAGGGAGCGGCCTGTCGATGTGGAACAGCTCCGGCCTCGGCCAGCGCGCTCGGTCAAGGTATCCAACGCGGATCGGGTGATTGATCCAACGACCGGGCTGACGAAAGGCGACCTGGTCGGGTTCTACGAAGCCATCGCGCCGCACCTGCTGCCTCATCTGCGCGGGCGCCCTGTGTCCTTGGTACGCGGGCCAACGGGCATCGACGGCGAGCTGTTCTTCCAGAAGCACGCCGAGACCATCAAGATCCCTGGGATCAACGTCCTCGATGCCAGCCTATGGGCCGGGTACCCGCCGCTCTTGGAAATCGCCAGCCAGACGGCCATCGTCGCTGCTGCGCAGCTGAACGTGATCGAGTTCCATACGTGGAATGCGACCAAGCGTGCCATCGACAAGCCGGATCGCGTCATTTTCGATCTGGACCCCGGTGATGGCGTGCCGTGGCGGCACATGCTTGACGCCGCTATGCTGACAAAGACAATGCTGGATGAGCTTGGCCTGGTGAGCTTTCTCAAGACCAGCGGTGGCAAAGGCCTGCATGTCGTTGTGCCCATTGCGCCCAAACTGCAGTGGTCCACGGTGAAGACGTTCTCGCAAGATGTCGTTCTTCATATCGCCCAGACTATTCCGCAGCGTTTCGTTTCTAAGAGCGGGTCGCGCAATCGCGTGGGTAAGGTCTACATCGACTACCTGCGCAACGGCCAAGGTGCGACGACGGTGTCCGCATTCTCTGCGCGCGCACGGCCAGGTCTCGGGGTTTCGGTGCCGGTATCCTGGCAGGAACTGGAGGAACTGACAGCGGGCGATCATTGGACGATCCGGACCGCCCTGCAGCGCGTGGACGCCGCCGGCTACGTCGATCCGTGGGCGGAGTACGCCGATACTAGAAAGGTGCAACAAATTGGTACGGCCATCCGCAAGCTGGCTGGCTAG
- a CDS encoding DUF2188 domain-containing protein — protein MANKNVHVVPHGDQWHVLREGAHEPSSAHDDLEDAIAAGTAEAKQDTVELLVHGRDGQIRMRNSYGEDPRGVKA, from the coding sequence CGTTCCACACGGCGATCAATGGCATGTCCTGCGCGAGGGCGCCCACGAGCCCTCTTCCGCGCATGACGACCTGGAGGACGCCATCGCGGCCGGCACGGCAGAGGCAAAGCAGGACACGGTCGAGTTGCTGGTCCATGGGCGAGACGGGCAGATCCGCATGCGCAACAGCTACGGGGAGGATCCCCGCGGCGTGAAAGCGTAA